The window CCCGGCGTTATTGACCAGGACATCAATCTGTCCCCATTCATCCATAACGGCTTTAACCAGGGTATCGACGGCTTCTGCTTGGGAAACATCTGCCCCAAGGGCGATCGCCTCTCCTCCTTGGTCTTTGATTTGACTGACGACTTCTTCGGCTGCACCGCTAGAGCTGGCATAGTTAACCGCTACTTTCGCTCCTTCTGCGGCTAAGGAAAGGGCGATCGCCCGACCAATTCCCCTAGACGCTCCGGTTACTAAGGCCACTTGATTTTGTAATTGGTTCCCCATAAACCACTTCTCCTGCTATTTCTTAAAGTTAGGCTGAGGGCATTTTGCCTTAGAATGGGGGGAGTTGCCTAACTTTTGCCGAATTTAATATCAAATCCTTCAATGTTTGCTACGATCGAATGGAAGTAAAATGGGTGAAGGTCGTCCTGTAGAGCCTGTATTAGCCTTGCTAGAGGCAACTCTTCTTTAACCCATACCCAATTTTTAATTGATCTAATATGGCGATTAAAAAACAATTTAAGAGTTTTGCTGACCTCCTGGCCCAATCGGATGTCCCAGTTTTGGTCGATTTCTACGCCACTTGGTGCGGCCCCTGCAAAATAATGGTGCCAATTTTGGAGCAAGTGCAAACTCAGATGGGCCAAGCTCTCCAAGTCGTGAAGATTGATTCAGATAAATATCCCCAACTGGCTTCTGAGTACCAGGTGGAAGCGTTACCGACCCTGATCCTCTTTAAACAGGGGAAACCCGTCGATAAAATTGAAGGCGTGATTAAGGTAGAACCCCTGATGGCTCGCCTCCAAACCCTGATTTAACGAACTTGAAGAAAATTTCCCCAAAGTCTGGCTTTTTCCTAAAACTTGTGTTATCTTAGTAAAAGTGGGTAATAAACGGTTGAGTCCGTTAGTTTGCCCGACTTGCGGGTATAGTTTAGTGGTAAAACCATAGCCTTCCAAGCTATTGATGGGGGTTCGATTCCCCCTACCCGCTTGATCATATAAGTCTTATAGGTAAAGGGACTCTCATCCCCATCGATAGCTTGGAAGGCTATAGTTCTACCTAAAATCTACCTAAAACCACTCTACCACTCCAGAAAAGAGTATGAGGTAAATAGGTCATGTAAACAAAGGAAATCTATCCACAAAAGCATTGTCATAGACTTCCATCAATACATCAATCACATGACCATCACATAAGTATAATTTACAGAAACTATAAGACAGTCTTATGCAATTGACCTTGCTATGATACGTCACTTGAATCCTTAATCAACTAACTCACTCATCCAATACGAACATGAGCCTACTTGCTATTAAATTAAATA is drawn from Roseofilum reptotaenium CS-1145 and contains these coding sequences:
- the trxA gene encoding thioredoxin, translating into MAIKKQFKSFADLLAQSDVPVLVDFYATWCGPCKIMVPILEQVQTQMGQALQVVKIDSDKYPQLASEYQVEALPTLILFKQGKPVDKIEGVIKVEPLMARLQTLI